A stretch of Desulfurivibrio alkaliphilus AHT 2 DNA encodes these proteins:
- a CDS encoding class II 3-deoxy-7-phosphoheptulonate synthase — MSERSNWSKDSWHSFKALQQPNWPDGQELQSALATISELPPLVFAGEIRDLKQQLAKVARGEAFLLQGGDCAESFSYCTAPAVRELLKVILQMTVILGYAGGKPVVKVGRMAGQYAKPRSADTEMVDGVELPSYRGDMVNSSEPNPEARRPDPQRMVKGYFLSCATMNILRAFTRGGYAALDRVHAWNNEFVKNSPQGQMYERLASHIEQAINFMRVVGLDTNMPQLTQASFFTSHEALLLGYEEALTRQDSTTGDWYDCSAHMLWIGERTRQVDGAHVEFFRGVHNPIGVKIGPSHDIDDVKRLVSTLNPDNEPGKLTLITRFGIKKIAEGLTPLVQALKKEGFNLVWSCDPMHGNTYTSSTGLKTRNFINILEEIRAFFEIHWQEGTVPGGVHFEMTGADVTECVGGGREIMDQQLSRNYQTMCDPRLNAEQSLELAFQIAEMLREK; from the coding sequence ATGAGTGAACGTAGCAACTGGAGCAAAGATAGCTGGCACAGTTTCAAGGCCCTGCAACAGCCCAACTGGCCCGACGGGCAGGAGTTGCAAAGCGCCCTGGCCACCATTTCCGAGCTGCCGCCTCTGGTTTTTGCCGGTGAAATCCGGGATCTTAAACAGCAACTGGCCAAGGTTGCCCGAGGCGAGGCCTTTTTGCTCCAGGGAGGCGACTGCGCCGAGAGTTTTTCTTACTGCACCGCCCCGGCGGTGCGGGAGCTGCTTAAGGTTATCCTGCAGATGACGGTGATTTTGGGTTATGCCGGCGGCAAGCCGGTGGTCAAGGTGGGACGCATGGCCGGCCAGTACGCCAAGCCCCGTTCCGCCGACACCGAGATGGTCGACGGAGTGGAACTGCCCAGCTACCGCGGCGACATGGTCAACAGCAGCGAGCCCAACCCCGAGGCCCGGCGCCCCGACCCGCAGCGGATGGTCAAGGGTTATTTCCTCTCCTGCGCCACCATGAATATCCTGCGGGCCTTCACCCGGGGCGGCTACGCGGCCCTGGACCGGGTTCATGCCTGGAACAACGAATTTGTTAAAAACTCTCCCCAGGGCCAGATGTACGAACGGCTGGCCTCCCACATCGAGCAGGCCATCAACTTCATGCGGGTGGTGGGGCTGGACACCAACATGCCGCAACTCACCCAGGCCAGTTTTTTCACCTCCCACGAGGCCCTGCTGCTGGGTTACGAGGAGGCCCTGACCCGCCAAGATTCCACCACCGGCGACTGGTACGACTGCTCCGCCCACATGCTGTGGATCGGCGAGCGCACCCGCCAGGTGGACGGCGCCCATGTGGAATTTTTCCGCGGGGTCCACAACCCCATTGGGGTCAAAATCGGCCCCAGCCACGACATTGACGATGTTAAACGGCTGGTGAGCACCTTAAACCCGGATAATGAACCGGGCAAGCTGACCCTGATTACCCGCTTCGGGATCAAAAAAATCGCCGAAGGGCTCACCCCGCTGGTGCAAGCCCTGAAAAAAGAGGGGTTCAACCTGGTCTGGAGTTGCGACCCCATGCACGGCAACACCTACACCTCCTCCACCGGGCTGAAAACCCGCAATTTCATCAATATCCTGGAGGAAATCCGGGCCTTTTTCGAGATTCACTGGCAGGAGGGAACGGTGCCGGGCGGGGTGCATTTTGAAATGACTGGGGCCGATGTCACCGAGTGCGTGGGCGGCGGCCGGGAGATCATGGACCAGCAGCTGAGCCGCAACTACCAGACCATGTGCGACCCCCGGCTCAACGCCGAGCAGAGCCTGGAACTGGCCTTCCAGATTGCCGAAATGCTAAGGGAAAAATAA
- a CDS encoding tRNA glutamyl-Q synthetase: protein MLRSRLAPTPSGYLHLGNAVNFILTWLLVRRADGRLKLRIDDADAGRSRPEYIEDIFRQLEWLGLDWDLGPAGPDEFTARYSQLQRLERYRAGLNALQAQQVLFFCHCTRRQIKKISADHLYPGTCRSRFQAPVEPHTVRIRVPHRWVFDPASQEAAWPFAAAWPTSGEQAPKTLLRETPSLPPVLLATEMGDFILWRRDNLPAYQLASLLDDLDDEINLIVRGLDLLPSTAAQVFLAEQLGPAGAAFLGAEFLHHPLLTDRQGRKLAKSDQALSLAAMRAAGTSPAAVYRRAARFLGLPADEINTLADLLAAVTAP, encoded by the coding sequence ATGCTCCGTTCCCGGCTCGCTCCCACGCCCAGCGGTTATCTCCACCTGGGCAACGCCGTCAATTTCATTCTTACCTGGCTGCTGGTACGCCGGGCTGATGGGCGGCTCAAGCTGCGAATCGACGATGCCGATGCCGGCCGCAGCCGGCCCGAGTACATCGAAGATATCTTCCGGCAACTTGAATGGCTGGGGTTGGACTGGGACCTGGGACCCGCCGGCCCCGATGAGTTCACCGCCCGCTACTCTCAGCTCCAGCGCCTGGAACGGTACCGGGCAGGACTGAACGCCCTGCAGGCGCAGCAGGTGCTGTTTTTTTGCCACTGCACCCGGCGACAGATCAAAAAAATCAGTGCCGACCACCTTTACCCCGGCACCTGCCGGTCCCGTTTCCAGGCCCCGGTGGAGCCGCACACGGTGCGCATCAGGGTGCCCCACCGGTGGGTCTTTGATCCCGCCTCCCAGGAAGCGGCCTGGCCTTTTGCAGCCGCCTGGCCAACTTCCGGCGAGCAGGCACCGAAGACCCTTCTTCGGGAAACGCCCAGCTTGCCCCCGGTATTGCTGGCCACCGAGATGGGCGACTTTATTCTCTGGCGGCGGGACAACCTGCCGGCCTACCAGCTGGCCAGCCTGCTGGACGACCTGGACGATGAAATCAACCTCATCGTCCGCGGCCTGGACCTGCTGCCCTCCACCGCCGCCCAGGTCTTCCTGGCCGAGCAGTTGGGACCGGCCGGTGCCGCCTTTCTTGGCGCCGAATTCCTTCACCACCCCCTGTTGACCGACCGGCAGGGACGAAAACTGGCCAAATCCGACCAGGCCCTTTCCCTGGCCGCCATGCGCGCCGCCGGCACCTCCCCGGCGGCCGTTTATCGCCGGGCGGCTCGCTTCCTGGGCCTGCCTGCCGACGAAATCAACACCCTGGCCGACCTGCTGGCCGCGGTCACGGCCCCTTGA
- a CDS encoding MBL fold metallo-hydrolase, translating into MQTGWCFLGRCGFWLAVLVLMVAGPGAAGAADAGEEPTPVYRGYGGQGVVSGSLHVLEIGAALFLIDVGTFFGGDGDNYPWPEEVAVEAVQAVFISHAHADHLGRLPLLLREGYRGPIYMTGITYELARQTLPDNLAFADLGPERFYYSRHNAGRSRIPVYLEGYDFGHRTVQPDNRVYFTARRGELSAKGYYLARPQRDKLAAKLKQRLDRQVVVVDPGRPVMVADSGLQAEFLLTPHIPGSAMVRLTYGDYRILFSGDVGAGSSPMLPPNPVLTTEVDFLFLEGTMLYDRADADLARQRQQFRREVAAMINAGKRVVIPAAVLDRSQQVMFELSRAIDQGKLPPHQVIRVCSPAANRLLRLYDDFARRYRLELADPATGRQNYGRYFAPALARADFLPPGYKDECVGHEPDNPLGLQPGEIGIMASSMADYSAARQALLDYLEDPDTVFYFVGYQAPNSLGGHLTAGDRPPESLAIGAQRRLVRAAIHQTGAFAGHADPAAMLTIFAETAPQKVFLVHLEGEKGRHLAQRYRRELQTRVLLPEPQKRYRLVLPAAP; encoded by the coding sequence ATGCAAACAGGGTGGTGTTTTTTGGGGCGTTGCGGATTCTGGCTGGCCGTGCTGGTGTTGATGGTTGCAGGCCCGGGAGCGGCCGGGGCGGCTGATGCCGGGGAAGAGCCGACCCCGGTCTATCGCGGTTATGGCGGCCAGGGGGTGGTCAGCGGATCTTTGCATGTGCTGGAAATCGGCGCCGCCCTGTTTTTAATCGATGTCGGTACTTTTTTCGGGGGGGATGGCGATAACTACCCCTGGCCGGAAGAAGTGGCGGTGGAGGCCGTGCAGGCGGTATTCATCAGCCACGCTCATGCCGATCACCTGGGGCGGTTGCCCCTGCTGTTGCGGGAAGGCTATCGGGGTCCCATTTACATGACCGGAATAACCTATGAACTGGCCCGGCAAACCCTGCCCGACAACCTGGCTTTTGCCGATTTGGGGCCGGAGCGCTTTTATTATTCCCGGCACAATGCCGGCCGAAGTCGTATTCCCGTTTACCTGGAGGGGTATGATTTCGGTCATCGGACGGTGCAACCGGACAACCGGGTGTATTTTACGGCCAGGCGGGGAGAGTTGTCCGCCAAGGGGTATTATCTGGCCCGACCCCAGCGGGACAAGCTGGCGGCAAAGCTGAAGCAACGGTTGGACCGGCAGGTGGTGGTGGTTGATCCCGGCCGGCCGGTGATGGTGGCGGACTCCGGCTTGCAGGCCGAGTTTCTGCTGACCCCCCATATTCCCGGTTCCGCCATGGTCCGGCTCACCTACGGTGATTACCGCATCCTCTTCAGCGGTGATGTCGGAGCCGGCTCCTCCCCTATGCTGCCCCCCAACCCTGTCTTAACAACGGAAGTGGACTTCCTGTTTTTGGAAGGCACCATGCTTTATGATCGGGCTGATGCCGATTTGGCCCGGCAGCGGCAACAATTTCGGCGGGAGGTGGCGGCCATGATCAACGCCGGCAAACGGGTGGTGATCCCGGCGGCAGTCCTGGATCGCAGCCAGCAGGTGATGTTTGAGTTGAGCCGGGCCATCGACCAGGGCAAGTTGCCACCCCACCAGGTCATCAGGGTTTGCAGCCCCGCCGCCAACCGGCTGTTGCGTTTATACGACGATTTTGCCCGTCGTTATCGCCTTGAGCTCGCCGACCCGGCGACGGGCAGGCAAAACTATGGCCGCTATTTCGCCCCGGCCCTGGCTCGGGCCGATTTTTTACCCCCGGGCTACAAAGATGAGTGCGTTGGCCATGAGCCGGACAACCCGCTGGGCCTGCAACCGGGTGAAATCGGCATCATGGCCTCAAGCATGGCTGATTACTCGGCAGCCCGCCAGGCACTGCTCGATTACCTGGAAGATCCGGACACCGTTTTTTATTTTGTCGGTTATCAGGCGCCGAACAGCCTTGGCGGCCACCTCACCGCCGGCGACCGTCCGCCGGAGAGCCTGGCCATCGGCGCGCAGCGGCGCCTGGTAAGGGCTGCCATTCACCAGACCGGCGCCTTTGCCGGCCATGCCGATCCGGCGGCGATGCTGACCATCTTTGCCGAAACCGCGCCGCAAAAGGTTTTCCTGGTCCACCTGGAGGGGGAAAAGGGCCGGCACCTGGCGCAACGGTATCGCCGGGAGTTGCAAACCAGGGTATTGTTGCCGGAACCGCAGAAACGTTACCGGCTTGTCCTGCCGGCGGCACCGTAA
- a CDS encoding peptidoglycan DD-metalloendopeptidase family protein, with product MDLTTIFSSYPAKPGISRPHTATDPVGKTDFAEMMAAGLRQPPAAGTPFRPDQAGQGLPRPDATTPVWPDTPEPRPYTVRPGDTLSGIVAGKLRQNSVAHSRGELYRLVNLVASDNNLTNPDRIFPGQKLDVASIPQFAASNRLPAIATPSAVQQQGTSSELQPPAMGRISSSFGIRLHPVTGQEQHHDGVDIVLPHGTPIKPVAAGRVIAAGENGNYGLTVDIDHGDGLTSRYAHLSRVLVEPGQQIQAGQTIARSGATGLANGPHLHLEIHQDRQPVNPLALLSRDDIERGPLLADGTRPGDPDPETGEYTVQPGDTLSTIAARELHRRGVDFSPQELYRQVQHLAATNNLSNPDQIVSGQRINLSSLLSDRFHV from the coding sequence ATGGATCTGACCACTATTTTTTCATCTTATCCTGCAAAACCTGGTATTTCCCGGCCCCACACGGCTACCGACCCGGTGGGCAAGACGGATTTTGCCGAAATGATGGCGGCCGGTCTCAGGCAACCGCCGGCGGCCGGCACTCCCTTCCGCCCTGACCAGGCCGGTCAGGGCTTGCCAAGGCCCGACGCAACGACGCCGGTTTGGCCGGATACCCCGGAACCACGGCCTTATACCGTCCGTCCCGGCGATACCCTGTCGGGTATTGTCGCCGGCAAGCTGCGGCAAAACAGCGTCGCCCATTCCCGGGGGGAACTTTACCGGCTGGTCAACCTGGTGGCCTCCGACAATAATTTGACTAATCCCGACCGGATTTTTCCCGGGCAAAAGTTGGACGTGGCCAGCATTCCGCAATTTGCGGCCAGCAACCGGTTGCCGGCCATTGCTACTCCCAGCGCCGTACAACAGCAGGGCACCAGTAGCGAGTTGCAGCCCCCGGCCATGGGGCGGATCAGCTCTTCCTTCGGCATCCGGCTGCACCCGGTCACCGGCCAGGAACAGCATCATGACGGGGTGGATATTGTGCTGCCCCATGGTACTCCCATTAAGCCCGTGGCCGCAGGGAGGGTAATTGCCGCCGGCGAAAACGGCAATTACGGCCTGACCGTGGATATTGACCACGGCGACGGCCTTACCTCTCGCTATGCCCATCTCTCACGGGTTCTGGTTGAGCCGGGCCAACAGATCCAGGCCGGGCAGACCATCGCCCGCTCAGGGGCCACCGGCCTGGCCAACGGACCGCATCTGCACCTGGAAATTCACCAGGACCGCCAACCGGTCAATCCCCTGGCGCTGCTGAGCCGTGACGACATTGAACGGGGACCGCTGCTGGCCGACGGGACCCGACCCGGCGACCCGGACCCGGAAACCGGTGAGTATACCGTGCAGCCCGGCGACACGCTGTCCACCATCGCCGCCCGGGAACTGCATCGGCGGGGAGTCGATTTCTCCCCGCAGGAGTTGTACCGGCAGGTGCAGCACCTGGCCGCCACCAACAACCTGAGCAATCCGGACCAGATTGTCTCCGGCCAACGGATCAATCTCAGCAGCCTGCTAAGCGACCGGTTCCACGTTTGA
- a CDS encoding GatB/YqeY domain-containing protein, which produces MNAESYTYGWNEELETFLLVKLKNDLKQAMRAHDEQRKNTIRQIISEFPKLTVPITLESGKKSTRLKSDEEISNDDIQGIISGLVKSEKTTLELQGRESSPYLEILYSYLPQPASAAEIEDWIAANLDLGQFKSPIEAMGPIMKHFGKKADGNLVKQILAQKTG; this is translated from the coding sequence ATGAATGCAGAAAGCTATACCTACGGCTGGAACGAAGAGCTGGAAACCTTCCTGCTGGTTAAACTGAAAAACGACCTTAAACAGGCCATGCGGGCCCATGATGAGCAGCGCAAAAACACCATCCGCCAGATTATCAGCGAGTTTCCCAAACTTACCGTGCCCATCACCCTTGAGTCTGGGAAAAAGAGCACCCGCCTGAAAAGCGACGAGGAGATTAGCAACGATGATATCCAGGGGATTATCAGCGGCCTGGTAAAATCGGAAAAAACCACTCTGGAGCTGCAGGGGCGGGAAAGCTCGCCCTATCTGGAAATTCTTTATTCCTACCTGCCACAGCCGGCCAGCGCCGCCGAGATAGAAGACTGGATTGCGGCCAACCTGGATCTTGGCCAGTTTAAATCCCCCATAGAGGCCATGGGGCCGATCATGAAACACTTCGGCAAAAAGGCCGACGGCAACCTGGTTAAGCAGATTCTAGCCCAAAAAACCGGGTGA
- a CDS encoding ComF family protein, producing MALRLATIAQAVFAACQDILFPSSCLGCRAPLPASRLPLFCPPCRQQFQWLNSPLCPACGRPWPAGAGEDHLCGPCLQKPPLFQRARAAVVYRDPVAAAIQACKYQGDLAALSSLAALALHSPALDATRSAAIAASGYDFIVPVPLHLKRLRQRGFNQALLLARSIFTAQQGKIRFDLLSRERMTQPQTGMTGSQRRRNLKGAFVAPQPAMVRKRSLLLVDDVFTTGATVNECAKVLRQAGAARVDVFTLARVRE from the coding sequence ATGGCACTTCGCTTGGCGACCATAGCGCAAGCGGTTTTCGCAGCCTGCCAGGACATTCTCTTTCCGTCCAGCTGCCTGGGTTGCCGAGCCCCACTGCCGGCCTCGCGACTGCCACTTTTCTGCCCGCCCTGCCGACAACAATTTCAGTGGCTGAACTCGCCGCTTTGCCCCGCTTGCGGCCGCCCCTGGCCGGCCGGCGCCGGGGAAGATCATCTTTGCGGACCTTGTCTGCAAAAGCCCCCTCTTTTCCAGCGGGCCCGCGCGGCGGTGGTTTACCGGGACCCGGTGGCCGCCGCGATTCAGGCTTGTAAATACCAGGGCGATCTCGCTGCCCTAAGCTCGCTGGCCGCGCTGGCCCTCCACTCCCCGGCCTTGGATGCAACCCGATCGGCGGCCATTGCGGCGTCCGGTTATGACTTTATTGTGCCGGTCCCGCTGCACTTAAAGCGCCTGCGTCAACGGGGGTTCAACCAGGCCTTGCTGCTGGCCCGGTCGATTTTTACCGCACAACAGGGCAAAATCCGCTTTGACCTGCTTAGCCGTGAACGTATGACCCAGCCCCAGACCGGGATGACCGGCAGCCAGCGGCGGCGGAACCTTAAAGGCGCCTTTGTGGCGCCGCAGCCGGCCATGGTCAGAAAACGTTCACTGTTGCTGGTGGATGATGTTTTTACCACCGGCGCCACGGTTAATGAGTGCGCCAAGGTGTTACGGCAGGCCGGCGCCGCCAGGGTGGACGTGTTCACCCTGGCCCGGGTCCGTGAATAG